The Pseudanabaena galeata CCNP1313 genome includes a region encoding these proteins:
- the hflX gene encoding GTPase HflX, whose protein sequence is METIYGKTQGLKAHQLKQLDRLYRSRLPQDSLTTPELAQRLAAVSAELKESICIYINRRGQVIRVAIGTPNQTKIPPLELPRYGSDRLSGLRCICASPDALPPNPTDLTAMLMQRLDALIILPVNPKGYAERGYLAHLLPATDTELPEQQNAWRVSTPMTIEALSKQDFLELVEGLEEEFSRNFAGRATDDDRDRVVLVGLMHQKEKSDSMPFTMIELGQLVESAGGKVLDALWQKRERPHPQTVLGEGKVLELAIAAQTKGANLVVFDRELTASQTRNIERMIGLRVSDRTEVILDIFAQRAQSSEGKLQVELAQLEYRLPRLAGHGQALSRLGGGIGTRGPGETKLETDRRVIQKRITFLQQQVNHLQAQRSRIRQKRVDQEVPTVAIVGYTNAGKSTLLNAMTKAEVYAADKLFATLDPTTRRLTLTGENDQMHTVLLTDTVGFIHELPKSLVDAFRATLEEVSEADVLVHLVDASHSAWEDQLKSVDKILKDMPIAVGPILLVFNKIDAVEDPKAILEKYPDAIAISALKRQGFEQMSKSLLKLIEYAIGKL, encoded by the coding sequence ATCGAAACTATTTACGGAAAAACCCAAGGACTGAAGGCGCATCAATTAAAGCAATTAGATCGATTGTATCGATCGCGATTGCCTCAAGATAGCCTCACCACGCCTGAATTAGCTCAACGTCTTGCCGCAGTTAGTGCTGAGCTAAAGGAATCTATCTGCATATATATCAATAGGCGCGGACAGGTGATCCGCGTGGCGATCGGAACACCGAATCAAACCAAAATCCCACCCCTTGAATTGCCGCGCTATGGTAGCGATCGCCTCAGTGGATTGCGCTGTATTTGTGCCAGTCCTGATGCGCTGCCACCCAATCCCACGGACTTAACGGCGATGTTGATGCAGCGCCTTGATGCCTTGATAATTTTGCCAGTTAATCCCAAAGGCTATGCTGAGCGGGGATATTTGGCGCATTTATTACCAGCTACTGATACAGAACTGCCTGAACAGCAGAATGCTTGGCGGGTATCAACACCGATGACCATCGAGGCGCTATCCAAGCAAGATTTCTTAGAATTAGTAGAAGGGCTAGAAGAAGAATTTAGCCGCAACTTTGCAGGTCGAGCCACTGATGATGATCGCGATCGCGTAGTGCTAGTCGGGCTAATGCATCAAAAAGAAAAGTCTGACTCGATGCCTTTTACGATGATTGAACTTGGTCAACTTGTAGAAAGCGCAGGCGGTAAAGTGCTAGATGCTCTCTGGCAAAAACGCGAACGTCCCCATCCTCAAACCGTTCTCGGTGAAGGCAAAGTATTAGAACTCGCGATCGCTGCCCAAACTAAAGGTGCAAATTTGGTCGTATTTGATCGTGAACTCACGGCTTCCCAAACCCGCAATATCGAACGAATGATCGGTTTACGAGTTAGCGATCGCACCGAAGTAATTCTCGATATTTTTGCTCAACGCGCCCAGTCATCGGAAGGGAAGCTACAAGTTGAGCTAGCTCAGCTAGAATATCGGTTACCGCGCTTAGCTGGGCATGGGCAAGCCCTCTCTAGACTCGGCGGCGGTATAGGTACACGCGGCCCAGGTGAAACCAAATTAGAAACCGATCGCCGTGTGATCCAGAAGCGCATCACCTTCCTTCAGCAGCAGGTTAATCATCTGCAAGCACAGCGATCGCGCATTCGCCAAAAACGAGTTGATCAAGAAGTCCCCACCGTCGCGATCGTAGGCTATACCAACGCAGGCAAATCAACCTTACTTAATGCGATGACTAAAGCCGAGGTCTATGCTGCTGACAAGTTGTTCGCCACCCTCGACCCCACCACGCGCCGCCTCACGCTCACGGGAGAGAATGATCAAATGCACACGGTGCTACTCACCGACACCGTAGGATTCATTCACGAACTTCCTAAATCGCTGGTTGATGCCTTTCGTGCCACCCTTGAGGAAGTCTCAGAAGCCGATGTACTAGTGCATTTAGTGGATGCTTCTCATTCTGCTTGGGAAGATCAACTTAAATCGGTGGATAAAATCCTCAAAGATATGCCGATCGCCGTTGGTCCAATCCTGTTGGTTTTCAATAAAATCGATGCTGTTGAAGATCCCAAGGCAATCTTAGAGAAATATCCCGATGCGATCGCCATATCCGCACTTAAACGCCAAGGCTTTGAGCAGATGAGTAAGTCTTTGCTCAAACTCATCGAATATGCGATCGGTAAACTATAA
- a CDS encoding sirohydrochlorin chelatase: MNATALFLVTHGSRDRRSWLALQNLVAVARSRKNVDGNDYSDRYISGGCLEGQELNLSQQLVQFATEVIPSGVSEIVILPLFLLEGVHVSEDIPEQVAIAENKLTDKLAEKFPDRSPDRSIFRLKAHVGTDKQIPSLLLQHFEKYSDESSLEKQGRILMAHGSRRFGANQVVEDLAAQSQAIAAYWGVEPKIETQIENLLAQGIRKIKMLPYFLTEGGLTEAIANKLESYRDRIQIQQLPVPLSNEQIVDLALKFM, from the coding sequence ATGAACGCTACAGCGCTTTTTTTAGTAACCCACGGCAGTAGAGATCGCCGTTCATGGTTAGCTTTGCAAAATCTTGTAGCCGTAGCGCGATCGCGAAAAAATGTTGATGGCAATGATTATAGCGATCGCTATATTAGCGGTGGTTGTCTAGAAGGACAGGAACTCAACTTATCGCAGCAATTAGTCCAATTTGCAACTGAGGTGATCCCATCAGGGGTTTCCGAAATTGTGATTTTGCCTCTGTTTTTGCTAGAAGGAGTTCATGTCAGCGAAGATATTCCCGAACAAGTAGCGATCGCGGAAAATAAGTTAACAGATAAACTAGCAGAAAAATTTCCTGATAGATCCCCAGATCGGTCAATATTTCGGCTTAAGGCTCATGTAGGTACAGATAAGCAGATTCCGAGTCTACTATTGCAGCACTTTGAGAAATATAGCGACGAAAGCAGCTTAGAAAAACAGGGGCGGATTCTCATGGCGCATGGTAGTCGTAGGTTTGGGGCAAATCAGGTAGTTGAGGACTTAGCAGCCCAGAGTCAGGCGATCGCCGCTTATTGGGGAGTTGAACCAAAAATAGAAACTCAAATCGAGAATTTATTAGCACAGGGCATTCGTAAAATTAAGATGTTGCCATATTTTTTGACTGAAGGTGGTCTTACTGAAGCGATCGCCAATAAGCTAGAATCCTATCGCGATCGCATCCAGATTCAGCAGTTACCTGTACCATTATCGAATGAGCAGATTGTAGATTTAGCATTGAAATTCATGTAG
- a CDS encoding sensor domain-containing protein → MAERYQNLNPIYQDILKQERLKNLMRIAKCIENSTVGIFETTLADQIGGISVSFCDLLGYSAEQVCQLRYQQICHPDDLSAYYFLKERLLSGEIDHCYINVRYIREDGQIVQVLQSTDLDIGGSKEPHFVNRFEDITDWEQTAKNKQDVENRTRYLFENNPNPMWIYDLATLKFLAVNQAAINHYGFSEEEFLSMTLQDIRPAEDIPMLLEALSKVSLGFSVPEVWRHRKKDGTQIFVEVSAHTLDYQNHKCELILINDITQKMQAEEALKRAEAKYRSIFENAIEGIFQSTVDGRFLMSNPMLAKIYGYDSPEDLIANLTDIKEQLYIDSQRRLELIKLLEAQEEVKFFESEIYRKDGSIIWTSENVHAIYDIAGHILYFEGTVEDITASKRAKAEIEHLAFHDSLTNLPNRVLFRDRLSTALVNASVQLQIYLDQNNFTEIKVIPPLLAVLFLDLDRFKLVNDTMGHAAGDRLLIEVAKRLNECMIESTFLARMGGDEFMIFVPELQSVESIQQFAQLILQSFESPFFVEEMALYIGTSIGISLFPNDGMDEETLMKNADTAMFRAKERGRNHYQLYNHAIGAKVKEYVAIENGIRQALDRAEFQVFYQPQINLVTGEIDCMEALVRWLHPELGWVPPNQFIPAAEEHGLIVRLGEWVLRTACTQNRTWQREGLPPIRMAVNFSAKQFQVADLCDRIMQILVETDLEPQYLELEITESLVMQDQNTTIAMLKQLQSRGMRVSIDDFGTGYSSLSYLRLLPVSKVKIDASFIRETPQNKDDAAITSAIIAMAHNLNLKAIAEGVERKEQLEFLRSHNCDAVQGYLFSRPVPAPEATLLLQAHKIT, encoded by the coding sequence TTGGCTGAAAGATATCAAAATCTTAATCCCATATATCAAGACATTCTTAAACAAGAGCGTCTTAAAAACTTAATGCGAATTGCTAAATGTATTGAAAATAGTACAGTTGGTATTTTTGAAACAACTCTAGCTGATCAAATTGGGGGGATTAGCGTATCTTTTTGTGATTTATTAGGATACAGCGCTGAGCAAGTCTGTCAGCTTAGGTATCAGCAGATTTGTCACCCTGATGATTTGTCTGCGTATTATTTTCTCAAGGAGAGATTACTATCGGGAGAAATCGATCATTGCTATATCAATGTGCGTTATATTCGCGAAGACGGTCAAATCGTCCAAGTGCTTCAAAGTACTGATCTTGATATTGGAGGCTCTAAGGAACCTCACTTTGTGAATCGATTTGAAGATATTACTGATTGGGAACAGACAGCGAAGAACAAGCAAGATGTTGAGAACCGAACTCGCTATCTATTTGAGAACAACCCCAATCCGATGTGGATTTATGATCTCGCAACATTAAAGTTTTTGGCAGTGAATCAGGCGGCCATAAATCACTATGGCTTTAGCGAAGAGGAATTTCTGTCCATGACTTTACAGGATATTCGTCCTGCCGAAGATATTCCGATGCTTTTGGAGGCTCTCTCCAAGGTATCCCTAGGATTTAGCGTGCCTGAAGTATGGAGACATCGCAAAAAAGATGGTACACAGATATTTGTCGAAGTTTCAGCCCACACCCTTGACTATCAAAATCATAAATGCGAACTGATTTTGATCAACGATATTACCCAAAAAATGCAGGCTGAAGAAGCCCTCAAACGTGCTGAAGCTAAGTATCGTAGTATTTTTGAGAATGCAATTGAAGGGATTTTTCAATCAACTGTTGATGGTAGGTTCTTGATGTCAAATCCAATGCTTGCCAAAATCTATGGATATGATTCTCCTGAAGATTTGATTGCTAATCTTACTGATATCAAAGAGCAACTGTATATCGATTCTCAGCGCCGTTTGGAATTAATCAAACTTTTGGAAGCACAAGAGGAAGTTAAATTTTTTGAGTCTGAAATTTATCGTAAAGATGGCTCCATTATTTGGACTTCGGAAAATGTCCATGCGATTTATGATATTGCTGGTCATATTCTCTATTTTGAAGGAACAGTTGAAGATATTACGGCAAGTAAACGGGCTAAAGCGGAAATTGAACATCTTGCTTTTCATGATTCTTTAACAAATTTACCGAATCGCGTGTTGTTTCGCGATCGCCTATCAACGGCTTTAGTCAACGCTTCAGTACAACTCCAAATCTATCTCGATCAAAATAACTTCACTGAAATCAAAGTAATTCCACCATTACTAGCAGTGCTGTTTTTGGATTTAGATCGCTTTAAGTTAGTAAACGACACCATGGGACATGCCGCAGGCGATCGCCTGCTAATTGAAGTTGCTAAAAGGTTAAATGAGTGCATGATTGAAAGTACTTTTTTAGCAAGGATGGGTGGAGATGAGTTTATGATCTTTGTGCCTGAATTGCAGAGTGTAGAGTCAATTCAGCAATTTGCCCAACTAATTTTACAATCCTTTGAAAGTCCTTTCTTTGTTGAAGAAATGGCTCTTTATATTGGTACGAGTATCGGTATTAGTCTTTTTCCCAATGATGGTATGGATGAAGAGACTTTGATGAAAAATGCTGATACAGCTATGTTTCGCGCTAAAGAGCGTGGTCGTAATCATTATCAACTCTACAACCATGCGATCGGTGCAAAAGTGAAGGAATATGTAGCGATCGAGAATGGAATTCGCCAAGCTCTCGATCGCGCAGAGTTTCAGGTGTTCTATCAACCACAAATTAATCTGGTTACAGGTGAGATTGATTGTATGGAGGCTTTAGTACGTTGGCTACATCCTGAATTAGGATGGGTTCCTCCCAATCAGTTTATCCCTGCGGCGGAAGAGCATGGCTTGATTGTCCGCTTGGGCGAATGGGTATTGCGAACAGCATGCACCCAAAATCGCACTTGGCAAAGAGAAGGCTTACCACCGATTCGGATGGCTGTAAATTTCTCTGCAAAACAATTTCAAGTTGCCGATCTTTGCGATCGCATTATGCAAATTCTAGTAGAAACAGATCTAGAACCGCAATATTTAGAATTGGAAATTACCGAAAGCTTGGTAATGCAAGACCAAAATACAACAATTGCGATGCTGAAGCAATTACAATCACGAGGCATGAGGGTATCGATTGATGATTTCGGCACTGGTTATTCTTCATTGAGTTATTTAAGACTCTTGCCTGTGAGTAAGGTCAAAATTGATGCTAGTTTTATTCGCGAAACTCCTCAAAATAAGGATGATGCCGCCATTACATCCGCAATTATTGCGATGGCTCATAATCTTAATCTCAAGGCGATCGCCGAAGGTGTAGAGCGTAAAGAGCAATTGGAATTTTTGCGCTCGCATAATTGTGACGCGGTGCAGGGTTATCTATTTAGCCGCCCTGTGCCTGCGCCTGAAGCGACTTTATTGTTACAAGCCCATAAAATAACGTGA
- a CDS encoding DUF3038 domain-containing protein, which yields MTSQPAPSFDNPDLPQLQAIKAHLDLVLLSLEALTGLGSDEMLAVAEKLGLEEILSDRITLWRLRQASPLRKGKGRKKLDVDEARAMTLISCTLAAQQQFAIRNAVAQLEKSTALKRAPHREPILGDYLDRFNSLYQERMAEEEQAKPDEIQRLALKLLIDLLFYSSQIGSRRLWVALFERSH from the coding sequence ATGACATCCCAACCTGCGCCATCCTTTGATAATCCAGATTTGCCTCAGTTGCAGGCGATCAAGGCGCATTTGGATTTAGTGCTGCTGTCTTTAGAAGCATTAACGGGGCTTGGCTCCGATGAAATGCTTGCCGTTGCCGAGAAATTGGGCTTAGAAGAGATTTTAAGCGATCGCATTACGCTGTGGCGCTTACGTCAGGCTAGCCCCTTACGCAAGGGCAAGGGACGCAAGAAACTGGATGTGGATGAGGCGAGAGCGATGACTTTAATCAGTTGCACTTTGGCGGCTCAGCAACAATTTGCAATCCGTAACGCAGTTGCTCAGTTAGAGAAAAGCACGGCTCTAAAGCGTGCGCCTCATCGCGAACCAATTTTGGGTGATTATCTCGATCGCTTTAATAGTTTGTATCAAGAGCGGATGGCTGAGGAGGAACAGGCTAAACCCGATGAAATCCAACGCTTAGCTTTAAAACTATTAATAGATTTATTATTTTATAGCTCCCAAATCGGATCGCGTCGTTTGTGGGTAGCCTTATTTGAGCGATCGCACTGA
- a CDS encoding AAA family ATPase has product MKSLNFKEELSLLIRAKCPIIYVVTWEEERAEKAIAQVAQECGPPRQTLYYDLVRGFEHNQEGKNNLLQALQIVENSDRQTATIYIFRDLHRRLASQRLDEILVRQLRNLYRSFRNSRKTLILLSPLLEMPSELEEQVAVLYFPLPETTEIRHIIEQMIPPEQLRMEGNSLEQLIKACMGMTRDRICHTLSKSIVQKHFLNESDIDRVLVEKQKRIRQTEFLEFFTPNETLDSIGGLDNFKLWLMQRQQAFSDEARAFGLPNPRGVLLLGIQGTGKSLCAKAIANLWRLPLLRLDVGRLFGSLVGQSESRTRQTIQLAEALAPCILWIDEIDKAFGGISNSMGDSGTSQRVLGTLLTWMQEKSSPVFVVATANNIHALPPELLRKGRFDELFFINLPTYEERKEIFLLHLKRFRPMELRSFDIDQMAAISKEFSGAEIEQAIVEGMYRAFHEQRDVSTEDILGAIKETYPLASTAREQISFMQAWATQGRARSASRGEVIDITSDKLSDISVVDKATKALVEKSRGKHRPLPLPPLPQIKSSSDS; this is encoded by the coding sequence ATGAAATCTCTCAACTTTAAAGAAGAACTTAGTCTCCTGATCCGCGCCAAATGCCCGATTATTTATGTCGTGACATGGGAAGAAGAGCGTGCTGAAAAGGCGATCGCTCAAGTTGCTCAGGAATGTGGACCACCGCGCCAAACCCTTTATTATGATTTGGTGCGTGGTTTTGAGCATAATCAGGAAGGCAAAAACAATTTGCTGCAAGCTTTGCAAATTGTTGAAAACAGCGATCGCCAAACGGCGACTATTTATATATTTCGCGATTTGCATCGCCGCTTAGCATCGCAGCGACTGGATGAGATTTTAGTGCGCCAACTTCGCAATCTCTATCGGAGTTTTCGCAATTCCCGTAAGACTTTGATTTTGTTGAGTCCTTTACTAGAGATGCCATCGGAACTCGAAGAACAGGTTGCCGTACTCTATTTCCCATTACCTGAAACTACGGAAATTCGCCATATTATCGAGCAGATGATTCCGCCTGAACAGTTGCGAATGGAAGGGAATAGCCTTGAACAACTGATCAAAGCTTGTATGGGCATGACCCGCGATCGCATCTGTCACACCCTCTCTAAGTCAATAGTACAGAAGCATTTTCTCAATGAATCAGATATTGATCGGGTTTTAGTTGAGAAGCAAAAAAGAATTCGTCAAACCGAATTTTTAGAATTTTTTACCCCCAATGAAACCCTTGATAGTATTGGGGGATTAGATAATTTCAAGCTGTGGCTGATGCAACGTCAGCAAGCCTTTTCCGATGAAGCTAGAGCATTTGGATTGCCGAATCCACGGGGGGTTTTGCTGCTGGGTATTCAAGGAACAGGGAAAAGTCTCTGTGCCAAGGCGATCGCCAATCTTTGGCGGCTCCCATTACTACGATTGGATGTTGGGCGCTTGTTTGGTAGCCTTGTGGGGCAGTCTGAGAGCCGCACTCGTCAAACTATTCAGCTAGCGGAAGCCCTTGCACCTTGCATTCTCTGGATTGATGAAATTGACAAGGCTTTTGGAGGTATTTCCAATAGCATGGGCGATTCGGGAACTAGCCAGCGCGTATTAGGAACATTACTCACATGGATGCAGGAGAAATCGAGTCCTGTATTTGTGGTTGCCACAGCCAATAATATCCATGCATTGCCCCCTGAACTGTTACGCAAAGGGAGATTTGATGAATTGTTCTTTATTAATCTACCTACCTATGAAGAGCGCAAGGAGATCTTCTTACTCCATTTGAAACGTTTTCGTCCAATGGAATTACGCAGTTTTGATATCGATCAAATGGCAGCCATTTCTAAGGAGTTTAGTGGTGCGGAAATCGAACAGGCGATCGTTGAAGGCATGTATCGCGCTTTCCATGAACAACGGGATGTGAGTACTGAAGATATTTTAGGAGCGATCAAGGAAACCTATCCCTTGGCTAGTACTGCGAGGGAGCAGATTAGCTTTATGCAAGCATGGGCGACCCAAGGTAGGGCAAGAAGTGCTTCTCGTGGTGAAGTAATTGATATCACAAGTGATAAATTAAGCGATATTAGTGTAGTTGACAAGGCAACTAAAGCCTTAGTCGAGAAGTCAAGAGGTAAGCATCGTCCTTTACCTTTACCCCCTTTGCCACAAATTAAATCCAGCTCTGACTCATGA
- a CDS encoding HD-GYP domain-containing protein, with protein sequence MDMGDTKTESFELIEKLNEIGIALSAEKNTPKLLEMILRGAKTILNADGGTLYLATEDKKYLQFEIIMNDSLGIMMGANLGEAIPFDPLPLYDEFGKPNNTMVAAHSALHKKTINIPDAYIAEGFDFAGTRTFDTKTGYRSQSFLTLPMLNHENELIGVLQLINAKSIDNKIIEFSKVAQRIGESLASQAAIALTNNKLIGQFRELFESFINLMSEAIDKKSPYNGAHCRRVPTLTMMIADAACQADYGIFKNFNLDDDERYELKIAGLLHDCGKVTTPVHVIDKATKLETIFDRIHLINTRFEVLKRDAEIIFLNQKIAAIESGNLSIIPELEDAFQQKLAQYSSDQDFLRICNIGGEFMRDEYKERLQIIATYRWNDPQGVETNFLTENEVYNLNISRGTLTAEERKIINDHIVVTIEMLEQLPYPRNLRRVPEYAGGHHERMDGKGYPKGLTREQMSLPARMMGIADIFEALSAKDRPYKKGKTLTECLQILGNMKINNHIDPDVFDLFVSEKVYMRYANEYLDPDQIDEVDENKIPGYTPPFAYFFDT encoded by the coding sequence ATGGACATGGGCGATACTAAAACAGAATCCTTTGAATTAATCGAAAAATTAAATGAGATTGGCATTGCCCTCTCGGCTGAGAAAAATACGCCCAAATTGCTAGAGATGATTTTAAGAGGAGCCAAGACAATCTTAAATGCTGATGGGGGAACACTGTATCTAGCAACTGAGGACAAAAAATACCTTCAGTTTGAAATTATCATGAATGACTCCCTCGGCATTATGATGGGAGCCAATCTAGGAGAGGCGATTCCCTTTGATCCTTTGCCACTCTACGATGAATTTGGGAAGCCGAACAATACAATGGTGGCGGCTCACTCTGCTCTACACAAAAAGACGATTAATATACCTGATGCCTATATTGCTGAAGGATTTGACTTTGCAGGGACTAGAACCTTTGACACAAAAACTGGCTACCGATCGCAGTCGTTTTTAACGCTGCCAATGCTCAATCACGAAAATGAGTTGATTGGGGTGCTGCAACTTATTAATGCCAAAAGTATTGACAATAAGATCATCGAGTTCTCGAAGGTAGCCCAACGTATCGGTGAATCCTTAGCATCTCAAGCCGCGATCGCTTTAACCAATAACAAACTAATTGGTCAGTTTCGAGAACTGTTCGAGTCATTTATCAATCTGATGTCTGAGGCGATCGATAAAAAATCGCCCTATAACGGCGCTCACTGCCGCCGTGTTCCCACTTTAACGATGATGATTGCCGATGCCGCTTGTCAAGCAGATTATGGCATTTTCAAGAATTTCAACTTAGATGATGATGAAAGGTACGAACTGAAAATAGCAGGATTACTGCATGATTGCGGAAAAGTTACAACACCTGTCCATGTAATTGATAAAGCAACAAAGCTAGAAACAATTTTTGATCGCATTCACTTAATCAATACTCGCTTTGAAGTACTGAAGCGCGATGCCGAAATTATTTTTCTCAATCAAAAAATAGCAGCGATCGAGTCGGGCAATCTCAGTATTATTCCTGAACTAGAAGATGCATTTCAGCAGAAACTTGCCCAATATTCTAGCGATCAAGATTTTCTCCGCATTTGTAATATTGGTGGTGAGTTTATGCGTGATGAATATAAGGAGCGCCTGCAAATAATTGCCACCTATCGCTGGAATGATCCCCAAGGTGTCGAAACGAATTTCTTAACGGAAAATGAAGTATACAACCTGAATATTTCTAGAGGAACCCTTACTGCGGAAGAACGCAAAATTATTAATGATCACATCGTAGTCACGATTGAGATGCTGGAGCAGCTCCCCTATCCCCGCAATCTCCGTCGTGTCCCCGAATATGCTGGTGGTCACCATGAACGGATGGATGGCAAAGGCTATCCGAAGGGATTAACCCGCGAACAAATGTCTTTACCTGCAAGAATGATGGGAATTGCAGATATTTTTGAAGCCCTCAGCGCGAAGGATCGCCCCTATAAAAAAGGTAAAACTTTGACTGAATGCCTGCAAATCCTCGGTAACATGAAAATCAATAACCATATTGATCCCGATGTCTTCGATCTCTTTGTTAGCGAAAAAGTCTATATGCGCTATGCCAATGAATATCTTGATCCCGATCAGATTGATGAAGTCGATGAAAATAAGATTCCAGGTTATACGCCACCTTTTGCTTACTTTTTCGATACTTAG
- a CDS encoding PIN domain-containing protein: MTNSPYLLLVETSVIIDTDPHTWQAIAKLGECLLPEVVALEIKNIANGKAEGNEAVAKQFQNLSGLKWPITDLTDKHDDLVVRATQNLSRKAKLMINVAQSAVGVANAHPQKCVVLISDEIFLRDRIAKLEHKNLCAIPSAIARQWSRTNQAPPIVHQSIEYLQKQISQPINQSLHQTDTIGLTTSSLKNSPEQKIKDNHENPQKKSNYRQIAISLVKFGLTTTFLATILLFGWRLAQPQQFQQFWKKTGLPPLPQILVQPTQPKQN, from the coding sequence ATGACTAACTCTCCTTATCTTCTGCTTGTCGAAACTAGCGTCATTATTGACACTGATCCCCATACTTGGCAGGCGATCGCAAAATTAGGTGAATGTCTTTTGCCAGAAGTTGTAGCTCTCGAAATTAAAAATATTGCTAATGGCAAAGCTGAAGGTAACGAGGCTGTTGCCAAACAATTCCAAAACTTGTCTGGACTCAAGTGGCCAATTACAGATCTCACTGACAAACATGATGACTTAGTAGTTAGGGCTACCCAAAATCTAAGTCGTAAGGCAAAATTAATGATTAACGTTGCTCAAAGTGCAGTGGGAGTCGCTAATGCTCATCCACAAAAATGTGTGGTTTTAATTTCCGATGAAATATTCTTACGCGATCGCATCGCCAAGCTAGAACACAAAAATCTCTGTGCTATTCCCTCTGCGATCGCCCGTCAATGGTCTAGAACCAATCAAGCCCCACCAATTGTGCATCAGTCTATCGAATATTTACAAAAACAAATATCTCAACCAATTAATCAATCCTTACATCAAACCGATACTATAGGTTTAACTACTTCTAGCTTAAAAAACAGCCCTGAACAAAAGATAAAAGATAATCACGAGAATCCACAAAAAAAATCAAACTATAGACAAATTGCGATAAGTCTTGTGAAATTTGGTCTGACAACAACTTTTTTAGCTACGATCTTATTGTTTGGATGGCGGCTAGCTCAGCCCCAACAATTTCAACAGTTCTGGAAAAAAACTGGTTTGCCACCTTTACCACAAATATTGGTTCAACCCACTCAACCCAAGCAAAATTGA
- the ubiE gene encoding bifunctional demethylmenaquinone methyltransferase/2-methoxy-6-polyprenyl-1,4-benzoquinol methylase UbiE: MSQPSETDIQQIFDRIAPVYDRFNDLLSLGQHRIWKKMALRWCEPQQGEKWLDLCCGSGDMTALVAQKVAPTGQVIGVDFSKELLAIAADKAKNYSPKIQKCLTWQQGNVLHLPFADNSFNGATLAYGLRNVASIPQCLSELHRVLQNGSKVAILDFHRPSDRLMQTFQDFYLAQVVVPLADRFEMTDEYAYIAPSLARFPIGSEQVKLAKAAGFSQAKHYAIANGMMGILVLQK; encoded by the coding sequence ATGTCTCAACCTTCGGAAACTGATATTCAACAGATTTTCGATCGCATTGCGCCAGTTTACGATCGCTTTAATGATCTGCTCAGCTTAGGTCAGCATCGGATTTGGAAAAAAATGGCTTTGCGTTGGTGTGAACCACAACAGGGTGAAAAATGGTTGGATCTTTGCTGTGGATCGGGTGATATGACGGCTCTAGTTGCTCAGAAAGTTGCTCCCACTGGTCAAGTAATCGGTGTGGACTTTTCTAAGGAGCTATTAGCGATCGCTGCCGATAAAGCCAAAAACTACTCTCCCAAAATTCAAAAATGTCTGACATGGCAACAGGGTAATGTTTTGCATCTACCCTTTGCTGACAATAGTTTTAATGGAGCCACCTTAGCCTATGGTTTGCGAAATGTGGCGAGTATTCCTCAATGTCTATCTGAGTTACATCGTGTTTTGCAAAATGGATCAAAGGTAGCGATTTTAGATTTTCATCGTCCTAGTGATCGCTTGATGCAAACCTTTCAAGATTTTTATTTGGCGCAGGTGGTTGTGCCACTAGCTGATCGCTTTGAGATGACCGATGAATATGCTTACATTGCACCAAGTTTGGCAAGATTTCCCATTGGTTCGGAGCAGGTCAAACTAGCTAAAGCCGCAGGATTTAGTCAGGCAAAACATTACGCGATCGCCAATGGCATGATGGGAATATTAGTTTTACAAAAATAG